In a single window of the Terrirubrum flagellatum genome:
- a CDS encoding ArgE/DapE family deacylase, producing the protein MTDDLSVLIDRRFEDEVNFLAELVRTPSDNPPGDCIRHANRAASLLEKLGFTVERHVVPDALVRANGMISCANLIVRHRFGDGPVIALNAHGDVVPPGDGWSRDPYGAEIIDGWMYGRGVAVSKSDFATYAFALDALKKSGRALKGTVELHLTYDEEAGGEIGPGWLLREGLSKPDLAIGAGFSYSVVTAHNGCLHLEIETKGRSAHAAKPSTGVDALEVANDVMSAIYAYRRLLPARVSATPGIGSPQITVGLIKGGINTNVVPDRITFRLDRRMIPEENPEAVEQEVRALIEGTARRHPEASVEVRRILLAKPLVELSGGEKLKATLCAHATRIMGEKIRATGVPLYTDARHYSERGIPIVLFGAGPRSIEEANAHRADERLPLSDLRKATEVVAETLAELLA; encoded by the coding sequence ATGACCGATGATCTCAGCGTTCTGATCGACCGGCGTTTCGAGGACGAGGTGAATTTCCTCGCCGAACTCGTGCGCACGCCATCAGACAATCCGCCGGGCGATTGCATTCGTCACGCCAACCGCGCTGCGAGCTTGCTGGAGAAGCTGGGCTTCACAGTCGAACGGCACGTCGTGCCTGATGCGCTCGTGCGTGCGAACGGTATGATCTCCTGCGCGAACCTCATCGTGCGCCACCGGTTCGGCGATGGGCCGGTGATCGCGCTGAACGCCCATGGCGACGTTGTTCCTCCCGGCGATGGCTGGAGTCGCGATCCCTATGGCGCGGAGATCATCGACGGCTGGATGTATGGCCGCGGCGTCGCGGTCTCGAAATCGGATTTCGCCACCTATGCCTTCGCTCTCGACGCATTGAAGAAATCGGGCAGGGCGCTCAAGGGAACGGTCGAACTCCACCTCACTTATGACGAGGAGGCCGGCGGCGAGATCGGGCCGGGCTGGCTGCTGCGTGAGGGCCTCTCGAAGCCCGATCTCGCGATCGGCGCAGGTTTCTCCTACAGCGTCGTGACCGCGCACAATGGCTGTCTGCATCTCGAGATCGAGACGAAAGGCCGTTCGGCGCATGCGGCGAAGCCCTCGACGGGTGTGGACGCGCTCGAAGTCGCAAACGATGTCATGAGCGCGATCTATGCCTATCGCAGGCTCCTGCCCGCGCGCGTGTCGGCGACGCCAGGCATTGGTTCGCCGCAGATCACGGTTGGCCTCATCAAGGGCGGCATCAACACCAATGTCGTGCCTGACCGCATCACGTTCCGGCTCGATCGCCGCATGATCCCGGAAGAGAATCCGGAGGCTGTGGAGCAGGAGGTTCGCGCGCTGATAGAGGGAACGGCGCGCCGGCATCCCGAGGCGTCGGTCGAGGTCCGCCGCATTCTGCTGGCGAAGCCGCTGGTTGAGTTGTCCGGGGGAGAAAAGCTCAAGGCGACGCTCTGCGCGCACGCCACGCGGATCATGGGGGAAAAGATCAGGGCGACCGGCGTGCCGCTCTATACGGACGCCCGCCACTACTCGGAACGGGGAATTCCGATCGTGCTGTTCGGGGCGGGACCACGCTCGATCGAGGAGGCCAACGCCCACCGCGCCGACGAGCGGCTGCCGCTGTCTGATCTGAGGAAGGCGACGGAAGTGGTCGCAGAGACGCTCGCGGAGCTGCTGGCGTAG
- a CDS encoding glycerate kinase: MTSQRDLLERMFRAAISAADPAVCLPPHLPPRPKGRTIVIGAGKAAASMARAVEAHWEGPLSGLVVTRYGHNAPTRGIEVVEASHPVPDAAGLSAATRIMELVQGLTEDDLVLCLISGGGSALLTMPAEGLTLADKQAMNRALLRSGASIHEMNCVRKHLSRIKGGRLAAACAPARVVSLLISDVPGDDPSVIASGPTVPDPTTYADALAIVRRYGITEPAAAIAILERGPDETPKPGDARLARCETIFIATALQSLDAAAAVAREAGVTPVILGDSIEGEARDTALVLGGIARHAALRGEPAAAPCVLISGGETTVTVRGKGRGGRNAEFLLALAVALDGHPSISALAGDTDGVDGTEDVAGYVLTPDTLARARALGLNAKDRLADNDGYGFFAPLNNLVVTGPTLTNVNDFRAILISRE; the protein is encoded by the coding sequence GTGACCTCCCAGCGCGATCTGCTTGAGCGCATGTTCAGGGCTGCGATCTCCGCCGCCGATCCCGCCGTCTGCCTGCCTCCACACCTCCCGCCGCGTCCCAAAGGGCGCACGATCGTGATCGGCGCGGGGAAGGCTGCGGCCTCGATGGCGAGGGCGGTCGAGGCGCATTGGGAAGGGCCTCTCAGCGGGCTTGTGGTGACCCGCTATGGCCATAACGCGCCGACCCGGGGCATCGAGGTGGTTGAAGCGTCACACCCCGTCCCGGACGCCGCAGGCCTCTCTGCTGCGACCCGAATTATGGAACTCGTGCAGGGGCTCACGGAGGACGACCTCGTGCTGTGCCTGATCTCGGGTGGCGGCTCGGCGCTGCTGACCATGCCGGCTGAGGGCCTTACCTTGGCGGACAAGCAGGCCATGAATCGGGCGCTGCTCAGAAGTGGCGCCTCGATCCATGAGATGAATTGCGTCCGCAAGCATCTCTCGCGGATCAAGGGCGGCCGGCTGGCCGCCGCCTGCGCGCCCGCGCGCGTGGTGTCGCTGCTGATCTCCGACGTGCCGGGCGACGATCCCTCGGTGATCGCTTCCGGGCCGACTGTGCCAGATCCCACGACCTATGCGGACGCTCTGGCGATCGTGAGGCGCTACGGCATTACGGAGCCGGCGGCGGCGATCGCCATTCTGGAGCGTGGGCCCGACGAGACGCCGAAGCCCGGCGACGCCAGACTTGCTCGCTGCGAAACGATCTTCATCGCGACCGCGCTGCAGTCGCTCGACGCGGCTGCGGCGGTCGCCCGCGAGGCCGGCGTGACACCGGTCATTCTTGGCGACTCGATCGAGGGCGAGGCGCGCGACACAGCGCTGGTGCTTGGCGGCATCGCGCGCCATGCGGCGCTGCGGGGAGAGCCGGCTGCCGCCCCATGCGTGCTGATCTCCGGCGGCGAGACCACTGTGACCGTGCGAGGCAAGGGCAGGGGCGGCCGCAACGCCGAGTTCCTTCTCGCCCTCGCCGTCGCGCTTGATGGGCATCCCAGCATCTCCGCCCTCGCCGGCGACACCGACGGCGTCGACGGCACCGAGGATGTCGCGGGATATGTGCTGACGCCCGACACTCTGGCGCGCGCCCGCGCGCTCGGTCTGAACGCCAAAGACCGGCTGGCGGACAATGACGGCTATGGATTCTTCGCGCCGCTCAATAACCTCGTCGTCACCGGACCGACGCTCACCAACGTCAACGATTTTCGCGCGATCCTGATTTCGAGGGAGTGA
- a CDS encoding acetamidase/formamidase family protein: MCKACDYTIHRANHHFGWDRSFAPAATVKPGSTIEFECIDSSAGQLTPASTVADVAQLDFSRVNPVTGPIYIDGAEPGDALKVTIEEFKPSSFGWTANIPGFGLLADQFADPALHVWSLESSLRPALFSNIGRVPLKPFAGTIGNAPAEPGLHSVVPPRRVGGNLDIRDLTAGVVLYLPVEVPGALFSVGDTHAAQGDGEVCGTAIESPMNVVLTFDLEKGVQLKTPRFTTPGPVTRHLDEKGYEATTGVGPDLFEAACSAVSQMIDLLSARHGLAPVDAYMLCSVCGDLRVSEIVDQPNWVISFYFPRLVLE; encoded by the coding sequence ATGTGCAAGGCGTGCGACTACACCATCCATCGCGCCAATCATCATTTTGGCTGGGATCGATCCTTTGCGCCGGCGGCGACTGTGAAGCCGGGCTCCACGATCGAGTTTGAGTGCATCGACAGCTCCGCCGGCCAGCTCACGCCAGCCAGTACCGTCGCTGACGTCGCGCAGCTTGATTTCAGCCGCGTGAACCCGGTCACCGGGCCGATCTATATCGACGGCGCCGAACCCGGCGACGCGCTCAAGGTGACCATCGAGGAGTTCAAGCCGTCGAGCTTCGGATGGACGGCGAATATCCCGGGTTTCGGGCTTCTCGCGGACCAGTTCGCTGATCCTGCGCTGCATGTCTGGTCGCTTGAAAGCTCGCTACGGCCCGCGCTTTTCTCCAACATCGGGCGCGTGCCGCTGAAGCCGTTCGCGGGCACGATCGGCAACGCGCCAGCCGAGCCCGGGCTTCATTCTGTGGTGCCGCCGAGGCGCGTCGGCGGCAATCTCGACATCCGCGACCTGACGGCCGGCGTTGTCCTGTATCTGCCGGTCGAGGTTCCCGGCGCGCTGTTCTCAGTCGGCGACACCCATGCGGCGCAAGGCGACGGCGAGGTCTGCGGGACCGCGATCGAGAGCCCGATGAACGTCGTCCTGACCTTCGATCTGGAGAAAGGCGTACAGCTCAAAACGCCGCGTTTCACGACGCCCGGACCCGTGACCCGCCATCTCGATGAGAAGGGCTACGAGGCGACCACGGGCGTCGGGCCTGATCTGTTCGAGGCAGCGTGCTCGGCCGTCAGCCAGATGATCGACCTTCTGTCCGCGCGTCACGGCCTCGCGCCTGTTGACGCTTACATGCTGTGCTCGGTCTGCGGCGATCTCCGCGTCAGCGAAATCGTTGATCAGCCGAACTGGGTGATCTCATTCTATTTTCCGAGGCTTGTGCTGGAGTAG
- a CDS encoding cysteine synthase family protein — protein MEHRPQTILARIGGTSLLPLRKIVAASGARILLKLESENPTGSMKDRMALAMIAAAENDGRLKPGGAVVEYTGGSTGVSLSLVCAVKGYPLHIVTSDAFAQEKLDHMRLLGARLQIVPSDSGRMTEKLTKDMIEAARVVAVETGAFWTDQMNNRDQTAAYHAMGEEIWRQTDGKIDAFVQSVGTAASLRGISEGLRRRDTRVRIVAVEPAESPVLSGGKTGAHKIDGVGAGYVVPLWRNDIADQIELVSTDEAMEMAFRLAREEGVFAGASTGANVTAALRLAARLPADATIVTVMCDTGMKYLRGYGARLSA, from the coding sequence ATGGAACACAGGCCGCAGACTATTCTCGCGCGGATAGGCGGAACCTCGTTGCTGCCGCTGCGCAAGATCGTTGCGGCGAGTGGCGCGCGCATCTTGCTCAAGCTGGAAAGCGAGAATCCGACCGGCAGCATGAAGGATCGCATGGCGCTCGCCATGATCGCGGCGGCGGAGAATGACGGCCGTCTCAAGCCCGGCGGCGCGGTCGTCGAATATACTGGCGGCAGCACAGGCGTGTCGCTGTCGCTGGTCTGCGCGGTGAAAGGCTATCCGCTGCATATCGTGACTTCGGACGCCTTCGCTCAGGAAAAGCTCGATCACATGCGGCTGCTCGGCGCGCGGCTTCAGATCGTGCCAAGCGACAGCGGGCGCATGACGGAGAAGCTCACCAAGGACATGATCGAGGCCGCGCGAGTGGTTGCAGTCGAGACCGGCGCCTTCTGGACCGATCAGATGAACAATCGCGACCAGACCGCGGCCTATCACGCGATGGGCGAGGAGATCTGGCGCCAGACAGACGGAAAGATCGACGCCTTTGTGCAAAGCGTCGGCACTGCGGCGTCTTTGCGCGGCATCAGCGAAGGCCTGCGCCGGCGCGATACACGGGTGAGGATCGTCGCGGTCGAACCGGCGGAATCGCCAGTGCTGTCGGGCGGCAAGACCGGCGCGCACAAGATCGACGGCGTCGGGGCAGGGTATGTGGTTCCGCTCTGGCGCAACGACATCGCCGATCAGATCGAACTGGTCTCGACCGACGAAGCCATGGAGATGGCGTTTCGGCTGGCGCGCGAGGAGGGCGTGTTCGCCGGCGCTTCCACCGGCGCGAACGTCACGGCGGCGCTTAGGCTGGCGGCGCGACTGCCCGCCGATGCGACAATCGTCACGGTGATGTGCGACACCGGCATGAAGTATCTACGCGGCTATGGCGCGCGGCTTTCGGCCTGA
- a CDS encoding helix-turn-helix domain-containing protein, with product MASYGQFCSMARAHEAIGGRWTLLIVREILSGGRRFNDIRRGIPRISRTMLSERLQELAQIGALARHDGEHGPEYELTDAGRELATLVIAFATWGQRWLSRKSDADIDVEPVLVDMQKRVRIGALPDQPLVVRFEIDGPRRPRFMLLRAEEISLCKENPGFPEPLKVRAPLSALIAWWRGDASFAMAQRMGLKLEGPRALTRAFPDWFARYQFADIRPAA from the coding sequence ATGGCAAGCTACGGTCAATTCTGTTCGATGGCGCGCGCGCATGAAGCGATCGGCGGGCGCTGGACGCTTCTTATCGTGCGCGAAATCTTGAGCGGCGGGCGTCGCTTCAACGATATCAGGCGCGGCATTCCGCGCATTTCGCGCACGATGCTGTCGGAACGTTTGCAGGAACTCGCGCAGATCGGCGCGCTGGCCCGTCATGATGGCGAACATGGGCCTGAATATGAGCTGACCGACGCCGGGCGTGAACTCGCGACGCTCGTCATCGCGTTTGCGACATGGGGGCAGCGCTGGTTGTCGCGCAAATCGGACGCCGACATTGATGTCGAACCGGTGCTTGTCGACATGCAAAAGCGCGTGCGCATTGGCGCCCTGCCCGATCAGCCTCTCGTTGTGCGCTTCGAGATCGACGGGCCGCGCCGTCCGCGTTTCATGCTGCTGCGCGCCGAGGAGATTTCGCTATGCAAGGAAAATCCTGGCTTCCCCGAGCCGCTGAAAGTGCGGGCTCCTTTGTCTGCGCTGATCGCCTGGTGGCGCGGCGATGCGAGCTTCGCGATGGCGCAGCGAATGGGCCTCAAGCTTGAAGGGCCGCGCGCGCTGACGCGCGCTTTCCCCGACTGGTTCGCGCGCTACCAGTTCGCTGACATCAGGCCTGCCGCCTAG
- a CDS encoding Tex family protein, translating to MKSIAERLAEELSVREEQVAATIALVDGGATIPFIARYRKEATGGLDDGQLRTLDERLRYLRELDARKVAVLDSIREQGKLTPDLEKLIADADSKARLEDLYLPFKQRRRTKAQIAREAGLEPLANLLLQDATKEPTAEATNYIDAEKGVGDAAAALEGARAILVERFSEDAGLIGDLREELWSKGTLISKLRDGKREAGAKFSDYFDFREPLKKLPSHRILAMLRGEKEEALSLQIEPEEPPADPRQHGSYERRIAHRFGVADQGRAGDKWLLDTVRWAWRTKILVHLDLDVRGRLWQQAEEDAIKVFAGNLRDLLLAAPAGARPTMGLDPGYRTGVKVAVVDATGKVVATDTIYPHEPQRRWDDSLATLARLVRAHQVELIAVGNGTASRETDKLAIDLIGKLDGMRITKVTVSEAGASVYSASAYGAKELPDLDVSLRGAVSIARRLQDPLAELVKIDPKSIGVGQYQHDVSEFKLGRSLSAVVEDCVNAVGVDVNTASAPLLAQVSGVGESLALNIVSHRDANGAFKSREALKDVPRLGAKAFEQCAGFLRISGGDNPLDRSGVHPESYPVVRKIMAAAQASIETLIGNATALRKLQPAKFADEKFGLPTVTDILQELEKPGRDPRPAFKTATFKEGVEKIEDLQPGMVLEGTVTNVAAFGAFIDIGVHQDGLAHISALSKEFIKDPRAVVKPGDVVRAKVLEVDRARKRISLTLRLDDPLPTPGAQAERGKRSFEPRARQNDRGATPSSNAFADAFKKAGLSPKR from the coding sequence CGACGGGCGGACTGGACGACGGGCAGCTTCGCACGCTCGACGAGCGGCTGCGCTATCTCCGCGAGCTCGACGCGCGCAAGGTCGCGGTGCTCGACAGCATTCGCGAGCAGGGCAAGCTGACGCCTGATCTGGAAAAACTGATCGCGGACGCCGACAGCAAGGCGAGGCTCGAGGACCTCTATCTCCCGTTCAAGCAGAGGCGTCGGACGAAGGCGCAGATCGCGCGCGAAGCGGGCCTCGAACCGCTGGCCAATCTTCTGCTGCAAGACGCGACGAAAGAGCCAACAGCCGAAGCGACGAACTATATCGATGCGGAAAAAGGCGTCGGTGATGCCGCGGCTGCATTGGAAGGCGCGCGTGCTATCCTGGTTGAGCGCTTCTCAGAAGACGCCGGCCTGATCGGCGACCTGCGCGAGGAACTGTGGAGCAAGGGGACACTGATCTCCAAGCTGCGCGACGGAAAGCGGGAGGCCGGCGCGAAATTCTCGGACTATTTCGATTTCCGCGAACCACTGAAGAAACTCCCTTCCCATCGCATTCTCGCGATGTTGCGCGGCGAGAAGGAAGAGGCGCTCTCGCTGCAGATCGAGCCCGAAGAGCCGCCGGCCGATCCACGCCAGCACGGATCCTACGAGCGTCGCATCGCGCATCGCTTTGGCGTGGCCGATCAGGGCAGGGCGGGTGACAAATGGTTGCTCGACACGGTCCGCTGGGCGTGGCGCACGAAGATCCTTGTGCATCTCGATCTCGATGTGCGCGGCAGGCTCTGGCAGCAGGCGGAAGAAGACGCGATCAAGGTGTTCGCCGGCAATCTTCGCGACCTCCTTCTCGCCGCGCCTGCAGGCGCGCGGCCGACCATGGGCCTCGATCCCGGCTATCGCACCGGCGTCAAGGTTGCTGTCGTCGACGCGACGGGTAAAGTGGTCGCGACCGACACGATCTATCCGCACGAGCCGCAACGCCGATGGGACGACTCGCTCGCAACGCTCGCGCGACTTGTGCGCGCGCATCAGGTGGAATTGATCGCCGTCGGCAATGGCACGGCGTCGCGCGAGACTGACAAGCTCGCTATCGATCTCATCGGCAAGCTCGATGGAATGCGCATCACGAAGGTGACCGTCTCGGAGGCGGGCGCATCGGTTTATTCGGCCTCCGCCTACGGCGCAAAGGAGTTGCCCGATCTCGACGTGTCATTGCGCGGGGCCGTCTCGATCGCGCGGCGCTTGCAGGACCCGCTGGCGGAACTGGTGAAAATTGATCCGAAGTCGATTGGCGTCGGCCAGTACCAGCATGACGTCAGCGAATTCAAACTCGGCCGCTCGTTGAGCGCCGTCGTCGAGGACTGCGTCAACGCGGTTGGCGTCGACGTCAACACGGCGTCCGCGCCCTTGCTCGCGCAGGTGTCTGGCGTCGGCGAAAGCCTGGCGCTGAATATCGTCAGCCATCGCGACGCCAACGGCGCTTTCAAAAGTCGCGAGGCGCTGAAGGACGTGCCGCGCCTTGGCGCCAAGGCGTTCGAGCAATGCGCGGGCTTCCTGCGCATCTCAGGCGGCGACAATCCGCTCGATCGCTCGGGCGTGCATCCCGAGTCTTATCCGGTCGTGCGCAAGATCATGGCTGCGGCGCAGGCGTCGATTGAAACGCTGATCGGCAACGCCACGGCGCTGCGCAAGCTGCAGCCCGCGAAATTCGCCGACGAAAAATTCGGCCTGCCGACGGTGACCGATATTCTGCAGGAATTGGAGAAACCCGGCCGCGATCCGCGTCCTGCCTTCAAGACCGCGACCTTCAAGGAAGGCGTCGAGAAGATCGAAGATCTCCAGCCAGGAATGGTGCTTGAGGGAACCGTGACGAACGTCGCCGCATTCGGCGCATTCATCGACATCGGCGTGCATCAGGACGGGCTGGCGCATATCTCGGCGCTGTCGAAAGAATTCATCAAGGACCCGCGCGCCGTCGTGAAGCCGGGCGACGTCGTTCGCGCGAAGGTCCTTGAAGTCGATCGCGCGCGCAAGCGGATCAGCCTGACGCTGCGCCTCGATGATCCCTTGCCAACGCCGGGCGCGCAGGCCGAGCGCGGCAAGCGATCTTTCGAGCCTCGCGCGCGACAAAACGATCGCGGCGCAACGCCCTCATCGAACGCGTTCGCGGACGCATTCAAGAAGGCCGGACTTTCGCCGAAACGCTGA